The segment CGTTTCAGAAATTAATTCTATTTTAGTTCATTCGGGTGTCTCTGTATATCGACTTGAAGAAGTGAAAAGAACACTTGAGGATATTTTCTTAGAATTAACAGGTGCAGAGCGGAGCTTATGAAAAGGATATTACAGGCAGATCAATTAAAACTAAAACGATCGTCGTTATTAATTATTGTTTTATTAGTTCCGTTACTTATTTTAGCATACGAATTAGTGAATCTCACATATCGTACCGAGTTTGTGGAAAAACAAGCTGAAATGTTTGGTGCTAGTTCTATGTGGATGTTTTTATTGTATGACAACAGTTTGTTATTTGGTCTAGGTTTCCCATTAGCCATCACACTAGCTGCATCAGTGATAGCTAATATTGAACATCAGGCAAATGGATGGAAACATACTCTTTCAATGCCTATATCAAGAGGGAAAATTTATTTGAGTAAATTTATTTGGCTAACTATTAGTCTGTTCTTTTCAACTACCTTTTTTCTAATTGGAATGATTCTATTAGGAAAAATACTAAGATTTGAAGGGAATATTCCTTTTGGGTTATTGATAGGCGATTGTTACGGTATGTTAGTCACAGTATTACCAATTATGGCTTTTCAATTTTGGTTGTCTATGACCATTAAAAATCAGGCATTCTCGATCCTTATTGGATCAGTTTCGGCTATTATGGGTCTTTTTTTAGCGGCTGCTCAAATGACAAGGTGGTTCCCTTTAGCTTATCCAATCCAATCATCAACAGTCATATTACAATATGAGGGTATTGGATATAACCCGGATTTTTCAGCCTATCTCGTCATCAATTTCATATTAGGTATAATCCTAATGTTTATAGGTTCTAAACATTTTGCTAAACGAAATGTCCAGTAGGGAGAGATTATTTTGAAAAATATCTTATATGTTGAACGATTAAAGTTAAAACGTTCCAGGTTGTGGTTACTTTACTTAATGGGTCCCTTATTAGGGGTGTTCCTAGCTTATATCAATTTTTATAAAAACTATAATCTTTTTATGCAGCCTGGAGACAATGAGTGGATTGAAGTGTGGACACAGGTAGCGTTATTTATGGGTCCTTTTGTATTACCAATCTTAGTTGGGATATACGCAGCTCTTGTTTGTAGGGAAGAACATGTCGGTGGTGGTTGGAAGCAACTTTTAGCTTTACCACTCAAACACTCGGAAATATTTTTGGGGAAATTTTTAACAGTGGTTCGTATGGTAATCATTACAATGTTAGTTTTAATAACCTTATTTATTGGAGTTGGTTTTATAAAAGGAGTAGAAGGTAATCTTCCTATCTTTGCAATTTTCGGATTCATGATTAGAGGAATTTTAGCATGCTTGCCTTTGATACTTTTACAACTAATTATATCCATTAGAGCTAAAACTTTTGGCATACCATTGGCAGGTAGCGTTATTTTTACTCTCCCAGCTATAATTATTGCGAGTACACCATTAGGACAGATTTATCCATGGACGCAGCCTATGCTAGCGATGTCACCTGAAGATGAATCCCCTATTCAATCTTATTTCTTATTTTATGCACTACTAATTGGGACCTTCCTATTCTTACTTCTTTATGGTTTGCGGAGTTTTGCAAAACGGGACATGATTTAACTGATTCTGGCTGGTTTCCTCTTGGATAGTTAAAATCGGCCTTCTTTCTAGAGCACAATTTAAATTTTCTGAAGTTAGATGGAGTGCATTAGATTTCGTCCCAAAACGATGGGAAAAGCATGTGTACGATGAGGTAGGAACAATTAATCGCCATTATTATGAAATGGCTGCACTAACGGAATTAAAAAATCACATTTGTTCAGGGGACATATCTGTAGTCGGTAGTGGACCAACAACTCGTTATAAAGCGAGGGAATAGAAGGTTGCAAGAAGTTATGAAAGTAAACATTGCACAATGCAGGTATCAAACAGTGCCCCCTAAACAGGGGGGCGCTATTTGACGTATGTTCGTATATGGCACGCTATTTTTTATGTATTTGGATTTTGCTGTATCAGTTCGTTGCGAATTTGTATTAAGATCGTAAGCCCCCAAAGGATGATACCAATTAAACAACCCAATCCCAAAAATAAACCGACTGTTCTTTAAAAAAATCTGTGACATTCCTATTTGTAATATCAGTAAATTTGTGAATATTCAAAGCTCTTAATTGCAAAAATAGACTTTATGTGATAAAAATTAAATTGTAAGATAATTTATGTTTTGTAAATTAAAAATGACTTGGAGGCTTTTAAAATGAGATTACAAGGTAAAGTAGCAATTATTACAGGTGCGGCAAATGGTATGGGTGCTGAAGAAGCAAGATTATTTGCAAAAGAAGGCGCGAAAGTTGTT is part of the Solibacillus sp. FSL K6-1523 genome and harbors:
- a CDS encoding ABC transporter permease produces the protein MKRILQADQLKLKRSSLLIIVLLVPLLILAYELVNLTYRTEFVEKQAEMFGASSMWMFLLYDNSLLFGLGFPLAITLAASVIANIEHQANGWKHTLSMPISRGKIYLSKFIWLTISLFFSTTFFLIGMILLGKILRFEGNIPFGLLIGDCYGMLVTVLPIMAFQFWLSMTIKNQAFSILIGSVSAIMGLFLAAAQMTRWFPLAYPIQSSTVILQYEGIGYNPDFSAYLVINFILGIILMFIGSKHFAKRNVQ
- a CDS encoding ABC transporter permease → MKNILYVERLKLKRSRLWLLYLMGPLLGVFLAYINFYKNYNLFMQPGDNEWIEVWTQVALFMGPFVLPILVGIYAALVCREEHVGGGWKQLLALPLKHSEIFLGKFLTVVRMVIITMLVLITLFIGVGFIKGVEGNLPIFAIFGFMIRGILACLPLILLQLIISIRAKTFGIPLAGSVIFTLPAIIIASTPLGQIYPWTQPMLAMSPEDESPIQSYFLFYALLIGTFLFLLLYGLRSFAKRDMI